One Clostridium novyi NT genomic window carries:
- a CDS encoding polysaccharide deacetylase family protein, whose amino-acid sequence MKKLFGKNMRLVLTTIIGFIFVFSIGFMAGNKKTKTSINPASTKTVENKTSDNKPKNPETKTENNTQAEKPKTTAPQGSTAPLDPNKKVAYLTFDDGPTKQMTPKILSILDKYNAKATFFVLGQMVEKNPELLKEERAKGHSICNHSYSHDYKLLYSSADNFLKDFAKSTAAIKAVLGDYDGKVIRFPGGSYGKKRAPYKQVAKDAGYTYVDWNALNGDAEHQHVPADKLLARVQSSTKGKNHVVILMHDAATKGTTVEALPKVIEYLKSQGYEFATLDEAGNIPVNLPSVHTPNEKAKEVSTPAKTK is encoded by the coding sequence TTGAAAAAATTATTCGGCAAAAATATGAGACTAGTTCTCACAACAATCATTGGATTTATATTTGTTTTTTCTATTGGTTTTATGGCTGGAAATAAAAAGACTAAGACATCTATAAACCCAGCTTCAACAAAAACTGTTGAAAATAAAACTTCAGATAATAAGCCTAAAAACCCAGAAACTAAAACTGAAAATAATACACAAGCTGAAAAACCTAAAACAACTGCACCACAAGGTTCTACAGCACCACTTGACCCTAACAAAAAAGTTGCTTACTTAACTTTTGACGATGGTCCAACAAAACAAATGACTCCTAAGATTTTATCAATATTAGATAAATACAATGCAAAAGCTACATTCTTCGTTTTAGGACAAATGGTTGAAAAAAATCCTGAATTATTAAAAGAAGAAAGAGCTAAAGGACACTCTATCTGTAACCATAGTTATTCTCACGATTATAAACTTTTATATAGCAGTGCTGATAATTTCTTAAAAGACTTTGCTAAAAGCACAGCTGCAATAAAAGCTGTTTTAGGTGATTACGATGGAAAAGTTATTCGTTTCCCTGGTGGTTCTTACGGTAAAAAACGTGCTCCTTACAAACAAGTTGCTAAAGATGCAGGATACACTTATGTAGACTGGAATGCTCTAAATGGTGATGCTGAACATCAACACGTTCCAGCTGACAAACTTCTAGCTAGAGTTCAATCTTCTACTAAGGGTAAAAACCATGTTGTTATCTTAATGCACGATGCTGCTACAAAGGGTACTACTGTTGAAGCTCTACCAAAGGTAATTGAATACTTAAAGAGCCAAGGTTATGAATTTGCAACACTTGATGAAGCTGGTAACATTCCAGTTAACTTACCAAGCGTTCACACTCCTAACGAAAAGGCTAAAGAAGTATCAACTCCAGCAAAAACTAAATAG